Genomic DNA from Longimicrobiales bacterium:
CGAGTCCATCGCCGAGCGCCGCGAAGAAATTGGATGCTGACCAGACGGCGAGCAGGATACCGAGCGAAAGCGCCTCGGGACGCCGCTCGTCGGTGATCTCGCGCACGAACTCTTCCAGGTACTCCGTTGCGACCCCCGGCAGCACGCCCTGCAGCCATCCCATGATCGTATCGAACGCGGACGTCCCGCCGAGGAAACCGGTGAGTGCAAACCCGGCGAGAATCATGGGGAAGAGCGAGAGAAAGAAATAATACGCGGCCTTCGCCGCTTCACCGGTGATGTTGTCGGCCATCGCTCCGGACACGATCCGGCGCGTGAGATCGTACACCTTCATCCGATGCCCCGCCGCCGCGCCGCGATCAGGAGCGAACCTCCTCCTTGAACTCGCGCAGCTCGTGGCGCGCCCACTGCTTGTCGCGGCGCAGACTCGCGGCCGTCTGCTCCGGCTTGCGTGGCATGTTCCTCAACCCGTTGATGCCGCCACGCGCGAGGATGGCACCCACCAGCAGCATCACGGCGCCGATGATGAGCGCTGCCAGGCCGAAACGCCCGCCCAGGAGATGACCGAGCCCGATCACGGCCGCTGCCATCAGCACCAGCCCGCCACTCAGTGCCAGACCGAGTGCTGTCCCCAGCTTCGCGGAATCCACCGCGAGCTCGCGCGCCATGTCGCGCATCTCCAGCTTTGCCAGGGCGATCTCGTTGCGCACCAGTTCGGAGCCATCTCCCGCCAGCTGCTTCAGCAGGTCACGGACCTGTGATTCCTGATTTGTGCCCGACAGCGATCCGTCCGTCGCCGTCAGGCGCGGATCCATCCTCTGCTGCGTGGCCATTGTTGCCTCCCGTTGCGTGTGCCCTGTTTGATCGCAACGGATGTGCCGGATCAGGCAGGCGCAGTCACTGAATGGCACTCGCGGCGCAGTTTCCACGATAGAGGAAGAGACACCCGCACATCCGGCACATTCAGGAGGCCCTGAACATGAAGAATCGCATGCTGTCGTTCACCGGAATACTCGCGCTGGTCACCCTGTCCGCCGCCTGCGATGACGACCCGACGTCGCCCCGGGCGTTCGCGTACTCCGAGAACTTCGCGGACGGTGCCGGCTTCGAGTGGTCCAACCAGGCGACGACCACCTCCCCATCGGGCGAGCGCTTCCTCGGCACCTTTAACGTCGCTTCGGTCTCGGTCTCGCTGGCTGACCTGCCGGCCCATTCGAGCGTGACCATCGAGTTCGACTTCCACGTCATCGGCAGCTGGAACGGCAACGCCGACCCCGACCTCGTGACGTTCACACACTCGGGTGGCGCACCTGTCATGGTGACGAACTTCGCAAACCAGAACGACGACATGCAGAGCTGGCCGCAGGCCCACCCCGGCGGCAACAACGCACGGGCGGCAGGCTCGTTCGCTACGAACTCACTCGGATACGACCCCGAGGGCACGGATGAGCTGGCCGATTCCAGCTACCGCATCTCCTTCACGATTCCGCACACCGCCTCCACTTTTCAGTTTCAGGTGGCGTCAAACCCGACAGGCAACGGCGAACTGTGGGGCATCGACAACGTCGAGATCAGCATCGACTGACCGCGGCTCGAACCGCCTCAGCGGAGCAGATAGCGGGCGAGCCAGAGGCCGGAGAGAATGTCGATAGCCGCGTGAGCGATGATGGACGGCAGGATCGACCCGTCGAGTACGAGGGGCAGGGCCAGGATCAGACCGAGCAGCGCGGCACGCACCGCACCGGCGGGCTGCTGATAGGCATGCGCGACGCCGAAGACACCGCTGCTCAGAAGCAGAGCGATCGCGAGCGACCCGGTCGCGCCGTACAGCACGTGGATCAGGAAGCCGCGGAAGATGATCTCCTCACAGATGCCTGCCGTGATGGAGACGCCGGTGAAGAGGAGCCGGTCGTGGACGGAGACGGGCATGAGCTCGCGTACCATCCGCGGCTCACGCACGCCCGCAAAGCGGAAGGCGAACAGCACGCCGACGCCGCCAGCCGTCATTGCGACGGCGAGCAGCACCGTTCTCCACGCACCGAGTGTCACCAGGCCGAGCTCGGTGAATCCGTATCCGCTCACCCAGGCGATGCCCGCCGTGGCGAGGGCGAGCCCCCACAGGCTTACGATGGAGCTGATGTACGCTTCGGTACGAGGGAGCGTCTCCAGACTGCTCAGCGCGCGACCCTGGAGGATCAGGAGAATGGGCAGCGGCACGAGCAGGACGACGGCCCACGCGCGAGCCGCGGGGGGCACACCGGCCAGCTGGAGCCAGGCCACGACCGCTGCGACGCCAGCAGCGGCTGCGATCGCTAGCGAGCCCGGTCTCACTCGATGGCTGCGGTCATGCCGCGGTGGGCGCCGACCGCCCGCTCAACGCGCGCGCCAGAGGACGCGCCAGCGCGAACGCGGCCGCACCCAGCACCGCGCCGGCCACCGCATCCGTCGCGTAGTGGAAGCCGCCATACACTGCGCCGAGCGCGAGTCCCACAGTGAGGATCGCGAACAGCGGCGTCAGCCGCGGCAGGTATCGCAGCACGACGAGGGT
This window encodes:
- a CDS encoding phage holin family protein, translated to MATQQRMDPRLTATDGSLSGTNQESQVRDLLKQLAGDGSELVRNEIALAKLEMRDMARELAVDSAKLGTALGLALSGGLVLMAAAVIGLGHLLGGRFGLAALIIGAVMLLVGAILARGGINGLRNMPRKPEQTAASLRRDKQWARHELREFKEEVRS
- a CDS encoding CPBP family intramembrane glutamic endopeptidase — its product is MRPGSLAIAAAAGVAAVVAWLQLAGVPPAARAWAVVLLVPLPILLILQGRALSSLETLPRTEAYISSIVSLWGLALATAGIAWVSGYGFTELGLVTLGAWRTVLLAVAMTAGGVGVLFAFRFAGVREPRMVRELMPVSVHDRLLFTGVSITAGICEEIIFRGFLIHVLYGATGSLAIALLLSSGVFGVAHAYQQPAGAVRAALLGLILALPLVLDGSILPSIIAHAAIDILSGLWLARYLLR